The following coding sequences are from one Arthrobacter sp. PvP023 window:
- a CDS encoding LysR substrate-binding domain-containing protein — protein sequence MEIQQIRIFLALAEELHFGRAALRLHMAQPPLSRSIQRLEHELKAPLFIRSTRTVRLTPEGEALLAPARDILEACRRSALAVASVGRGETGRVRVAFAGVSSHVMVGKLAKRVRETHPGIDFELSSSNFALPAMDKVLSGAMEVGLGRWNFIPAVLESRIVASERLVVALYDNHPLSDRASLHMADLADQPFVTLPEHPGAILHDHLRRLSSAAGFAAEIVQVAPDSHTLMALVAAEIGVALTVSSVPENFSHPGVTFLPLDDPADVIQLRLVWRKDNTSPALREVLRLSEDVLPSPGNAAY from the coding sequence ATGGAAATACAACAGATTCGCATCTTCCTCGCCCTGGCTGAGGAGTTGCACTTCGGCAGGGCCGCGCTCCGGCTCCACATGGCCCAGCCGCCCCTGAGCCGGTCCATCCAGCGACTGGAGCACGAACTTAAGGCGCCTCTCTTTATTCGGAGCACCCGGACGGTCCGGCTCACGCCGGAGGGGGAGGCGTTGCTGGCGCCGGCCCGGGACATACTGGAGGCCTGCCGCCGTTCGGCCCTCGCGGTCGCCTCGGTGGGCCGCGGCGAAACCGGGCGGGTGCGGGTCGCTTTCGCCGGCGTGTCCTCACACGTGATGGTGGGCAAGCTCGCCAAGCGCGTCCGGGAGACGCATCCCGGAATCGATTTTGAACTGTCCAGCTCCAACTTCGCCCTGCCGGCCATGGACAAGGTCTTGAGCGGCGCCATGGAAGTAGGTCTGGGGCGATGGAACTTCATCCCGGCGGTCCTGGAGTCCCGGATCGTGGCCAGCGAGCGACTGGTGGTGGCCTTGTATGACAACCATCCCCTGAGCGACCGCGCTTCACTGCACATGGCGGACCTTGCAGATCAGCCGTTCGTCACCCTGCCAGAGCACCCTGGGGCGATCCTCCACGACCATCTTAGGAGGCTGTCAAGCGCGGCCGGATTCGCCGCCGAAATTGTGCAGGTCGCCCCGGATTCCCACACGCTCATGGCACTCGTGGCGGCCGAAATCGGCGTTGCCCTGACGGTCTCGTCTGTCCCGGAAAACTTCAGCCACCCCGGGGTCACTTTCCTGCCATTGGACGACCCGGCCGATGTCATCCAGCTGCGACTGGTTTGGCGAAAAGACAACACCAGCCCGGCGCTGAGAGAGGTCCTTCGACTCTCGGAAGACGTCTTGCCGTCGCCGGGCAACGCCGCTTATTGA
- a CDS encoding acyl-CoA dehydrogenase family protein has translation MPGEQTVTVSETTLVHDDVLNLDSLLSPAELQLRSTVREFVNERIRPNIAGWYEDAHFPLELVPELGNLGVLGMHLEGYGCPGRSAVEYGLAAMELEAGDSGLRTFVSVQGSLAMSAIHKWGSEEQKKEHLPAMARGERIGCFGLTEPTAGSDPSSMATFAVPDGRGGWVINGAKRWIGLASVAQIAVIWANTSEGVRGFIVPTDTPGFTATPIGSKLSMRASIQCDITLDDVRLPGAALLPRARGLSGPFSCLNEARYGIIWGAMGAARDSYETALAYSQERLQFGKPLSGYQLTQEKLVNMLLEIQKGTLLALHTGRLKDAGALEPVQISVGKLNNVREAIAICREARTLLGGNGITLDYSPLRHANNLESVRTYEGTDEVHTLILGQRITGISAFRQG, from the coding sequence ATGCCAGGAGAACAAACTGTGACCGTATCCGAAACCACCCTGGTGCACGACGACGTGCTGAACCTGGACAGCCTGCTCAGCCCGGCTGAGCTGCAACTGCGCAGCACTGTCCGGGAGTTTGTGAACGAACGCATCCGCCCCAATATCGCCGGCTGGTACGAGGACGCGCACTTCCCCCTGGAACTCGTCCCCGAACTCGGGAACCTCGGGGTCCTTGGGATGCATCTGGAGGGCTACGGCTGCCCGGGCCGCAGCGCAGTCGAATACGGTCTCGCCGCAATGGAACTGGAAGCAGGGGATTCCGGACTCCGGACCTTCGTTAGCGTCCAGGGCTCCCTTGCTATGAGTGCCATCCACAAGTGGGGGTCCGAGGAGCAGAAGAAAGAGCACCTCCCGGCGATGGCTCGGGGAGAAAGGATCGGTTGCTTCGGGCTTACCGAACCTACCGCCGGCTCCGACCCGTCCAGCATGGCTACCTTCGCGGTTCCCGACGGAAGAGGCGGCTGGGTCATCAACGGTGCCAAACGCTGGATTGGGCTTGCCTCGGTGGCCCAGATCGCGGTCATCTGGGCCAATACCAGTGAGGGTGTCCGCGGCTTCATCGTGCCCACGGACACACCCGGTTTCACCGCGACACCCATCGGCTCGAAGCTGTCGATGCGTGCCTCCATCCAGTGCGACATCACCCTGGACGACGTCCGGCTCCCGGGCGCGGCGCTGCTTCCGCGCGCCCGGGGGCTGAGCGGCCCGTTCTCCTGCCTCAACGAAGCCCGCTACGGCATCATCTGGGGTGCCATGGGTGCGGCAAGGGACTCGTATGAAACCGCCCTCGCGTACTCGCAGGAGCGACTGCAGTTCGGCAAGCCCCTCTCCGGGTACCAGCTCACCCAGGAGAAGCTCGTCAATATGCTGCTGGAAATCCAGAAGGGCACGCTTCTTGCCTTACACACCGGGCGGCTCAAGGACGCCGGCGCCTTGGAGCCGGTCCAGATCTCAGTCGGCAAGCTGAACAATGTCCGCGAGGCCATCGCCATCTGCCGGGAGGCCCGCACTCTCCTCGGCGGCAACGGCATCACGCTGGACTACTCGCCGCTTCGGCATGCCAACAACCTCGAATCCGTGCGCACCTATGAAGGCACGGACGAAGTCCATACGCTGATCCTGGGCCAACGCATCACGGGCATCTCTGCGTTCCGTCAAGGGTGA
- a CDS encoding CsbD family protein: MGLGDKIDNAAEKLGGKGKEAAGEARNDPGLKAEGQADQAKADLKQAGEKVKDAFKE, translated from the coding sequence ATGGGTCTGGGAGACAAGATTGACAATGCTGCCGAGAAGCTTGGCGGCAAAGGCAAGGAAGCGGCAGGCGAGGCCAGGAACGATCCGGGCCTGAAAGCCGAAGGCCAGGCTGACCAGGCGAAAGCCGATCTGAAGCAGGCCGGCGAGAAGGTCAAGGACGCCTTCAAGGAATAG